TTCAAAATCTTCTTTTTGTTTTTTGAAGCTTTCTGGATCAAAAGGTAATATTATTTTTCCTTTATTTTTAAAATCAATTATAGTTTCTTTGTTTTCAGCACCTTCATCTTGTTCAATTAAAATTTCAAATCTTTTATTTTTTTGGAATTGATATTTTTTGCTAATATTATTTAATATGTGTTTGTAAAGGTCGTATGATGTATATTTTTGTTCGTTCAAATTTCTTCATCTTCGCTTTCCATAATAGAATAATATATATCATCTGATATATCTTGTATTTTGTTTATTGAATCTTTAAAATTTTTTAAGTCTAACCCATTTAGCTTATCAAATTTAAGTTTTTCTATTTTTCCATTGTTTATAAAATAAGAGTTAACTTTTTTATGGTTTATTATCATTTTTTCTGAATAATCATGTTCTTTTATTATTTCTTCTTTTCCTTTAAAATCTTGGGATAATAGCATTAGATTGTTTATCTCCCTGATTATAAAATCACTATGTGTGCTTATTATTACTTTTAAACCTGAGTTGATCATTTTTGCAAAGAATTGCGCCATTTTTCTTTGATTATCTGGGTGCAAGTTCATTTCTGGTTCGTCTATTAATACAATATCGCCTTTTTTGGCGTAATAAAGAAGGTAGTAATATAATCCAAATAATGATTTTACTATTGAGGATGAATTGTTTAATGATAATTTTGTGTTTGTGTTTTTTGGAATATAGTAAAAACCAGTGTTATCGATAGAAAAATTTCCTTCTAAAATATTGAGAAGATCTTCAGCTAAGTCATTATATAGATCGTTAGGCTTTTGATTATTAGACAAGCTAATTAAAAAATTATAATAATGGGTTATTGGATTTGAATAAGTATACCTTGATGAAAGATTAAATAATGTTTTATTTGTTTTTTTGTTTTTATTTTCTCCATATAAATCAGAGTTTATAGTTCTTAAATAATTTAATTCGTTATAAAATATGTTAATTCCTTCTCTTATTGAGGGGATTAAAAATGCTGAAGAATATATGTTTTCATGTATATAATCGAATATAAAATCTTCAGTTATATCTTTGAAAACATTTAACGATATGTCTCCTAAATCTAAAGGATTGATAGTAAGTTGTGATTTATATTTAGAAATTTGTTCTATTTGTATATCTGGGCCATTTATGAACCTTAGTCTTCTTTTTTCAGTATTTTTATTTTCGAATTTTTCTAAAAATTCTTTTTTTGTATAATCGACTTCTATAGTAGAATTGGATAATAATTCTTTTTTCATGTTGAAGAAGATATGTAAATCATCGATTGTGTTTTCAATTAACTTTGGTAAGGTATTTTCAATATAATTAT
This genomic window from Geotoga petraea contains:
- a CDS encoding AAA family ATPase, giving the protein MKISIKNFGPIKEGKIENNDLTIICGPNNSGKTYVSYLFYAIISKISKNYPFNSKRIHKDKNFSVLDIKNKDAFKSLKLDIKTLADNYIENTLPKLIENTIDDLHIFFNMKKELLSNSTIEVDYTKKEFLEKFENKNTEKRRLRFINGPDIQIEQISKYKSQLTINPLDLGDISLNVFKDITEDFIFDYIHENIYSSAFLIPSIREGINIFYNELNYLRTINSDLYGENKNKKTNKTLFNLSSRYTYSNPITHYYNFLISLSNNQKPNDLYNDLAEDLLNILEGNFSIDNTGFYYIPKNTNTKLSLNNSSSIVKSLFGLYYYLLYYAKKGDIVLIDEPEMNLHPDNQRKMAQFFAKMINSGLKVIISTHSDFIIREINNLMLLSQDFKGKEEIIKEHDYSEKMIINHKKVNSYFINNGKIEKLKFDKLNGLDLKNFKDSINKIQDISDDIYYSIMESEDEEI